A section of the Marinoscillum sp. 108 genome encodes:
- a CDS encoding glycoside hydrolase family 3 N-terminal domain-containing protein, with the protein MFRKYLLIVVVFSGILSCENPDSRLMEASFLTRPTPKIEALLAKMTLEEKVGQMAQVTLDVITKGESVYVSNEPLELDITLVKEAILDHKVGSILNTANNRARTPEQWNAIVSEIQDIAVNQSRLGIPVIYGIDAIHGTTYTAGATFVPQQIGLAATWNRDLVRRGAEITAYETRASGIPWNFSPVLDLGRDPRFPRMWETFGEDTYLASEMGKQMIKGYEGQKNDVSKPTKVASTLKHFLGYSVPYTGKDRTPAHISEMELRERHLPTFQAAVEAGAHSVMINSGIINGIPVHANREIITNLLKGELGFKGVVVTDWKDIDNLHFRDKVAATRKEAVKMAINAGIDMSMIPYDYDFCTYLVELVKEGEVSMERIDDAVRRILTLKDELGLFEQPVTSLADYPNFGSKDFELAAYDVASEAITLLKNDGILPLRKGSKILVTGPNAHSMRTLNGGWSYSWQGEKVEEFAGRYHTILEAIQSQAGASNVEFVEGVAYNHEGKYWEEEVKDLDAVIAAANGADYVVLCLGENSYTEKPGDLHDLSLSANQLNLAKAAASAGKPVILVLNEGRPRLISSIEGQMQGVLQTYLPGNYGGDALAAVLFGEVNPSGKLPYTYPMFGNTLVTYDHKPSEEQNKMEGMYDYESDFAVQYPFGFGLSYTEFDYSDMEFSRGSIDPDETLVISVSVTNVGNVEGKEVVQLYISDLFASVTPDVKRLRGFEKISLKPGETTRVSFEISARDVAFVAKDLSWTVEAGEYEVNIEELKSRFSITESKTFNQVKKIL; encoded by the coding sequence ATGTTTAGAAAGTATTTATTGATTGTGGTGGTATTCTCAGGAATACTGAGCTGTGAGAATCCTGACAGCAGATTGATGGAGGCCTCGTTTTTGACACGGCCTACACCAAAAATAGAAGCGCTTTTGGCTAAAATGACCCTTGAGGAGAAAGTAGGCCAGATGGCTCAGGTGACCCTGGATGTGATCACCAAAGGAGAAAGTGTATATGTCAGTAATGAGCCACTGGAACTAGATATAACATTGGTTAAGGAAGCCATATTAGACCATAAGGTAGGTTCTATACTCAATACTGCAAATAACCGTGCACGTACTCCAGAACAATGGAATGCCATAGTCTCTGAAATACAAGACATTGCGGTAAACCAATCGAGACTTGGTATTCCGGTTATTTACGGAATTGATGCCATCCACGGAACAACCTACACAGCAGGAGCTACTTTTGTTCCACAGCAGATTGGACTGGCTGCCACCTGGAACAGAGACCTGGTGAGACGGGGGGCAGAGATCACTGCATACGAAACACGTGCTTCAGGGATTCCCTGGAATTTTTCGCCGGTTCTGGATTTGGGGCGTGACCCTCGTTTTCCGAGGATGTGGGAAACATTCGGTGAAGACACCTACCTGGCCTCAGAGATGGGCAAACAGATGATTAAGGGATACGAGGGCCAAAAGAATGATGTCTCCAAGCCTACTAAGGTGGCTTCCACCTTAAAGCATTTTCTTGGGTACTCGGTACCATATACCGGTAAAGACCGAACACCGGCACATATTTCTGAAATGGAACTTCGTGAGAGACATCTGCCTACCTTCCAGGCTGCGGTAGAGGCTGGGGCTCATTCAGTAATGATCAACTCCGGGATCATCAATGGTATTCCGGTGCATGCCAATAGGGAGATTATCACCAACCTTTTAAAGGGTGAACTGGGCTTCAAGGGTGTAGTAGTGACCGATTGGAAAGACATTGACAACCTCCACTTTCGTGATAAGGTGGCTGCCACCCGAAAGGAAGCGGTGAAAATGGCTATTAATGCGGGTATTGACATGTCTATGATCCCTTATGATTACGATTTTTGTACCTATCTGGTAGAGCTGGTGAAAGAGGGAGAAGTGAGCATGGAGCGTATTGATGACGCTGTGCGCCGAATTCTCACACTCAAAGATGAGCTCGGGCTGTTTGAACAACCAGTAACGAGCCTTGCGGATTATCCGAATTTTGGGAGCAAAGACTTTGAACTTGCTGCATATGATGTGGCATCTGAGGCCATTACCCTCCTCAAGAATGACGGAATTCTTCCGTTGAGAAAGGGCTCCAAAATTTTGGTAACGGGACCAAACGCTCATTCCATGCGAACGCTGAATGGTGGCTGGTCTTACTCCTGGCAAGGAGAAAAAGTAGAAGAATTTGCAGGGAGGTATCATACCATTCTGGAGGCCATACAATCACAAGCCGGAGCTTCCAATGTAGAGTTTGTGGAAGGTGTGGCTTATAATCATGAGGGGAAGTATTGGGAGGAAGAAGTAAAAGATCTGGATGCGGTGATTGCTGCAGCGAATGGGGCGGATTATGTGGTGCTCTGTCTGGGAGAGAATAGCTATACTGAAAAACCCGGCGACTTACATGACCTGAGTCTTTCTGCCAACCAGCTGAACCTGGCCAAAGCCGCAGCCTCTGCGGGAAAGCCTGTCATTCTGGTGCTGAATGAAGGTCGGCCCAGACTGATCAGCAGTATCGAAGGTCAAATGCAGGGAGTGTTGCAAACCTACCTTCCTGGCAACTATGGTGGCGATGCATTAGCCGCGGTGCTTTTCGGTGAAGTGAACCCAAGTGGCAAACTGCCCTATACCTATCCCATGTTTGGGAATACCCTGGTTACCTATGACCACAAGCCATCAGAGGAGCAGAATAAGATGGAAGGAATGTATGATTATGAGTCTGACTTTGCGGTGCAATACCCATTTGGGTTTGGACTGAGCTATACGGAGTTTGATTACAGCGACATGGAGTTTTCACGTGGGTCAATCGACCCGGACGAAACGCTTGTTATCTCAGTCTCCGTGACCAATGTGGGCAATGTAGAGGGCAAGGAAGTGGTGCAACTCTATATCTCGGATCTGTTTGCGTCAGTCACGCCAGATGTAAAGCGCTTGCGGGGATTTGAGAAGATTTCACTCAAGCCTGGTGAGACCACCAGGGTTTCATTTGAGATCAGTGCCCGGGATGTGGCCTTTGTGGCCAAGGACTTGTCCTGGACCGTAGAGGCCGGTGAGTATGAAGTGAATATTGAGGAACTCAAAAGCCGCTTTTCCATTACCGAAAGCAAGACATTCAACCAGGTAAAAAAGATTTTATAA
- a CDS encoding PKD domain-containing protein, with the protein MRIFFKNFRILSAALLVALVTVSCTEDEEPVAPPVASFSFEVDATNPLSVTFTNATLEGETFAWDFGDGAGTSAEENPTYTYSAGGTYSVKLTATNEGGSNEATKEVTVKDAEPQNQIKNGTFDDDSEWTLQQFNVNANADISIASGVLTIGEVNPDAGWGGEAHGGAWQAVTVEAGTYGFDLDITTDAADEFWAEVWVGDTEPVADQDYNAEVGATVVLAVNTWDCGDAQATYSGSLRDNNCGSSDGTITLTAGTYYVAIRAGGITFPAGGVVIDNVSMFAED; encoded by the coding sequence ATGAGAATTTTTTTCAAGAATTTTAGAATTTTGAGTGCTGCTTTGCTAGTGGCACTGGTGACCGTATCGTGTACTGAGGATGAAGAGCCTGTTGCTCCACCTGTTGCCAGCTTTAGCTTTGAAGTAGATGCGACAAATCCCCTTTCTGTAACTTTTACCAATGCCACCCTGGAGGGAGAGACTTTTGCCTGGGACTTTGGTGATGGTGCAGGCACCTCAGCTGAGGAGAATCCTACCTACACCTATTCGGCAGGGGGTACCTATTCGGTAAAATTAACTGCGACCAATGAAGGAGGATCCAATGAGGCTACCAAAGAAGTGACAGTAAAAGACGCAGAGCCTCAAAACCAAATTAAAAATGGCACATTCGATGATGATTCTGAGTGGACTTTGCAGCAGTTTAATGTGAATGCGAATGCCGATATATCCATAGCTTCCGGGGTTCTGACTATTGGTGAAGTTAATCCGGACGCCGGATGGGGTGGAGAAGCTCATGGCGGTGCATGGCAGGCTGTTACAGTGGAGGCAGGCACCTATGGCTTTGACCTGGATATCACTACCGATGCTGCAGATGAGTTCTGGGCTGAAGTTTGGGTAGGAGATACTGAGCCGGTAGCAGATCAAGATTACAATGCCGAGGTTGGCGCTACTGTGGTTTTGGCAGTAAATACCTGGGATTGTGGCGATGCACAGGCGACCTATTCGGGATCTTTGAGAGATAACAACTGTGGTAGTAGTGATGGTACCATCACACTCACTGCCGGAACATATTACGTAGCGATCAGAGCAGGGGGGATTACATTCCCCGCTGGAGGGGTGGTCATAGACAATGTTTCTATGTTCGCTGAAGATTAA
- a CDS encoding carbohydrate-binding protein — protein MKHISNLPNEKRGSIPEGIGLRKLGFLIIAILMIITQSSVFGQSCWLEASGTQIVNAETNQPVILRAVGLGNWALQEGYMLNPQGCTGCPGTQWQMKLQYLNEGQSMAQVEAFYQSWRDNFITKADIDYIASLGFNSVRLPMHYELFLSSAQRAVRNNVITDLNFGHDTYKNSLQNWHDNDQLFNDPNLEGYRVIDNLLSWCADNGMYVILDLHAAPGGQGSDKNIADIFHDNNLWQFPVFQDVTNRLWDRISARYINEPRIAFYDLINEPNNVPGGGQAIHALLQRLITTIRDNGDNHMIMVEGNGWGNNYDYLEPFTFSPNWGLVYNAHRYWIDPADDWVSDSNPNQINRMANLVAFRNNHQVPVWIGETGENTNEWLSQNIDKLDQEGIGWCHWTYKRHDVGANAALMRIGGSYPTDGASAMAGVLESIKFQNCIPNTNTIAAVTQDLPAPWTSGCTGGSTPPPSGCTGSFQSISAAIQAEAYCDMLGIQTETTSDTGGGQNVGWTDAGDWLGYRVDIPTAGDYTVEYRVASQNGGGSLQLEGLGGGSSYGTKAVSATGGWQTWQTISHTVTLPAGQQELGISVLAGGFNLNWFKITPVANGAPTGQTIWLRGSNNQYVSSENGQNPMMCNRGSVGGWEQFTVVATGDGKVALRGTNNLYVSSMNGTAAMLCDRPSIGGWEAFEWVSLGGNALALKGFNGQYVSSENGASGMMCNRATIGGWETFTWGSVSGSRMAEESNGLEATEESFLIYPNPAVDLFKIDLRNLDFHQGVMKVTDLSGKVILTEELVKEVTEIGLSPGMKAGVYVITVESGDLKISRRMLIER, from the coding sequence ATGAAACATATTTCTAACCTACCAAATGAAAAAAGAGGCTCTATCCCGGAAGGGATCGGGCTTCGTAAGCTCGGGTTTCTTATAATCGCCATTTTGATGATCATCACCCAAAGTTCTGTCTTCGGCCAAAGCTGCTGGCTGGAGGCTTCGGGCACCCAAATAGTCAACGCAGAAACCAACCAGCCGGTAATCCTACGCGCTGTGGGTCTTGGCAACTGGGCGCTTCAGGAGGGCTACATGCTCAACCCTCAAGGGTGTACGGGCTGCCCTGGCACCCAGTGGCAGATGAAACTGCAATATTTAAATGAAGGTCAATCCATGGCTCAGGTGGAGGCTTTTTATCAAAGCTGGCGGGACAATTTCATTACCAAGGCAGACATTGACTATATCGCTTCATTAGGATTCAATAGTGTGCGTCTGCCAATGCATTATGAGCTGTTTTTGTCGAGTGCCCAGCGCGCTGTGCGAAACAATGTGATCACTGACCTCAATTTTGGTCATGATACCTACAAGAATTCGCTTCAAAATTGGCATGATAATGATCAACTGTTCAATGACCCTAACCTGGAAGGCTACCGTGTGATCGACAACCTGCTGAGCTGGTGTGCTGATAACGGCATGTACGTGATTTTGGATCTGCATGCGGCTCCAGGTGGACAGGGTTCGGATAAGAACATTGCGGATATTTTTCATGACAATAACCTCTGGCAGTTTCCGGTCTTTCAGGATGTGACCAATAGGCTTTGGGACAGGATCTCCGCGCGTTACATCAACGAGCCTCGCATCGCATTTTACGACCTCATCAATGAGCCTAATAATGTACCCGGAGGCGGACAGGCCATTCATGCCCTCCTGCAGCGCCTGATTACCACCATTCGTGATAATGGTGATAACCACATGATCATGGTGGAGGGTAATGGCTGGGGAAATAACTACGATTACCTGGAGCCGTTTACCTTTTCGCCCAACTGGGGGTTGGTATATAATGCTCATCGGTACTGGATAGACCCTGCGGATGATTGGGTGTCTGACTCTAATCCGAATCAGATCAACCGAATGGCCAATCTGGTGGCTTTCAGAAACAATCACCAAGTGCCGGTATGGATTGGGGAGACTGGTGAGAATACCAATGAATGGTTGAGTCAAAATATTGACAAACTGGATCAGGAAGGCATCGGTTGGTGCCACTGGACCTACAAAAGGCATGATGTGGGAGCCAATGCGGCTTTGATGCGAATAGGGGGCAGTTACCCGACAGACGGTGCCTCAGCCATGGCTGGCGTACTCGAAAGCATCAAATTTCAAAACTGTATCCCCAATACCAATACCATCGCTGCGGTTACTCAGGATCTGCCTGCCCCCTGGACAAGCGGGTGTACCGGCGGATCCACACCTCCACCTAGTGGATGTACCGGATCATTTCAGAGTATCAGCGCAGCCATTCAGGCAGAGGCTTATTGTGACATGTTAGGTATCCAGACAGAGACTACCTCCGATACAGGTGGTGGTCAGAATGTAGGCTGGACGGACGCCGGAGATTGGCTGGGCTATCGGGTGGACATCCCCACTGCAGGCGATTATACGGTGGAGTATCGTGTAGCTAGTCAGAATGGTGGTGGATCCCTCCAGCTGGAAGGACTCGGAGGAGGATCTTCTTATGGTACCAAAGCAGTCTCTGCGACAGGTGGGTGGCAGACCTGGCAGACCATTTCGCATACTGTGACGCTACCAGCGGGTCAGCAGGAGTTGGGTATCAGCGTATTGGCCGGTGGTTTCAATCTCAACTGGTTTAAGATTACCCCTGTGGCAAATGGCGCACCCACCGGACAGACCATCTGGCTACGTGGTAGCAACAATCAGTATGTGTCTTCTGAGAATGGCCAGAACCCGATGATGTGTAACCGGGGGTCAGTAGGTGGCTGGGAGCAGTTTACAGTAGTAGCTACAGGCGATGGTAAGGTAGCCTTGCGTGGCACTAATAACCTCTATGTGTCCTCTATGAATGGTACTGCAGCCATGCTTTGTGATCGACCATCAATTGGTGGTTGGGAAGCTTTTGAGTGGGTATCCCTTGGCGGAAATGCTCTGGCTTTGAAAGGATTCAATGGGCAATATGTGTCTTCTGAAAATGGTGCCTCAGGGATGATGTGCAACAGAGCGACCATTGGTGGCTGGGAAACTTTCACCTGGGGGAGTGTTTCAGGCTCGCGAATGGCTGAAGAGTCTAATGGATTGGAAGCCACTGAGGAATCCTTCCTGATCTACCCCAACCCAGCAGTTGATCTTTTCAAAATAGACCTGCGAAACCTTGATTTTCATCAAGGGGTGATGAAAGTAACTGATCTGTCCGGAAAAGTGATTTTGACAGAGGAGCTCGTAAAAGAAGTTACAGAAATTGGTCTTTCCCCAGGAATGAAAGCTGGGGTCTACGTGATTACTGTAGAAAGCGGAGACCTAAAGATAAGCCGGAGAATGCTCATTGAGCGATAA
- a CDS encoding glycoside hydrolase family 2 protein: MKVLFKTCMAALCGIMLLNVQAQNEAPLLTNMTNREAMTLDGKWRYIVDPMENGYYNYRYKINPNGYFKDQKPETVSDLIEYDFDKSGQLNVPGDWNTQREDLFFYEGTVWYKKAFIYEPSDQRAFLYFGAVNYDAKVYLNGEKIGEHIGGFTPFNFEVTNLLKAGENFVVVKVDNTRKSESIPTKNSDWYNFGGITRSVKLVEVPKTFIRDYAIQLKKGSKTDVEGWVQLDGAQLTQKVQLEIPEARVKLTLTPDATGLAKVSFKTKLSLWSDKNPKLYEVSLTSGDDQVKDQIGFRSIETRGNDILLNGEPVFLKGISIHEVAAFTGGRVIAPEQCLTLLNWARNLGCNFVRLAHYPHNEDMVRLADQMGIMVWSEIPVYWTIDWENQSVFDNAQNQLREMITRDKNRAAVIMWSVANETPISDPRTDFLKRLVVSARGYDNTRLLTGALEPHSEGGYRVIDDALGESLDVIGINNYCGWYGGTPASCAGVEWKMIYDKPLVISEFGGGALQGLHGLPEERWTEEYQEDVYKYNIEMLKNIPFLRGTTPWILMDFYSARRPLPDIQDFFNRKGLISDQGVKKKAFFVLKKYYSEKPIQLD, translated from the coding sequence ATGAAAGTTCTCTTTAAGACCTGTATGGCCGCTCTTTGTGGCATTATGTTGCTCAATGTACAAGCACAGAATGAAGCTCCGCTGCTGACCAATATGACAAATCGTGAGGCCATGACCCTGGATGGCAAGTGGCGATACATAGTAGACCCGATGGAAAACGGGTATTATAATTATCGGTACAAGATTAACCCCAATGGCTATTTCAAGGATCAGAAACCCGAAACCGTCAGTGACCTGATCGAATATGATTTTGATAAATCAGGACAGCTCAACGTACCAGGTGACTGGAACACTCAGCGGGAAGATCTGTTCTTTTATGAGGGCACGGTCTGGTACAAAAAGGCCTTTATCTATGAGCCATCAGATCAGCGTGCTTTCCTCTATTTCGGGGCGGTGAATTATGACGCCAAAGTGTACCTGAACGGCGAGAAGATAGGTGAGCACATCGGGGGGTTCACGCCCTTCAATTTTGAGGTAACGAATCTTTTGAAGGCAGGTGAAAACTTTGTGGTGGTGAAAGTGGACAATACACGCAAAAGTGAGAGTATCCCTACCAAAAACAGTGACTGGTACAATTTCGGGGGGATCACCCGCTCGGTAAAGCTGGTGGAAGTACCGAAGACTTTTATCAGGGACTATGCCATACAACTCAAAAAAGGGAGCAAGACCGATGTAGAAGGCTGGGTGCAACTGGACGGAGCGCAATTGACCCAAAAGGTGCAATTGGAAATCCCGGAAGCCAGGGTGAAGCTCACACTGACTCCCGATGCCACTGGTTTGGCCAAAGTAAGTTTCAAAACCAAACTGAGTCTGTGGTCTGACAAAAATCCAAAGCTTTACGAAGTGTCGCTCACATCGGGGGACGACCAGGTGAAGGATCAGATTGGGTTCAGATCGATCGAAACCCGTGGCAATGACATTCTGCTGAACGGGGAGCCGGTATTTCTGAAAGGGATCTCCATCCATGAAGTGGCGGCCTTCACAGGTGGTAGGGTGATTGCTCCGGAGCAGTGTCTAACCTTGCTCAATTGGGCCCGTAATCTGGGTTGCAACTTTGTGCGATTGGCGCACTACCCACACAATGAAGACATGGTGCGGCTGGCGGATCAAATGGGGATCATGGTGTGGTCGGAGATACCCGTCTACTGGACCATAGACTGGGAAAATCAGTCGGTGTTTGACAATGCTCAGAACCAGCTACGGGAGATGATCACCAGAGATAAAAACAGAGCCGCGGTGATCATGTGGTCTGTGGCCAATGAGACACCCATTAGCGACCCGCGCACAGATTTTCTGAAGCGACTGGTTGTTTCTGCCCGTGGTTATGACAACACGCGCCTGTTGACAGGTGCTTTGGAGCCGCACTCTGAGGGCGGCTATCGTGTGATCGATGATGCCCTGGGTGAATCTTTAGATGTCATCGGGATCAACAACTATTGTGGCTGGTACGGTGGCACGCCAGCGTCATGTGCCGGTGTAGAGTGGAAAATGATCTATGACAAGCCTTTGGTCATCAGTGAATTTGGCGGAGGCGCCTTGCAAGGGCTGCACGGCCTGCCAGAGGAACGCTGGACAGAGGAGTATCAGGAGGACGTATACAAATACAATATAGAGATGCTTAAGAATATCCCGTTTCTGCGCGGAACCACTCCCTGGATTTTGATGGACTTTTACTCTGCCAGGAGACCTCTGCCAGACATTCAGGATTTCTTTAACAGAAAGGGACTGATCTCAGATCAGGGAGTCAAGAAGAAGGCGTTTTTTGTGTTGAAGAAGTATTATTCCGAAAAACCCATTCAACTGGACTGA